Below is a window of Agrobacterium vitis DNA.
GCAATCACCGCCGCTGCCCGCTCGGAAATCGTCCCTTTAAGGGCATTCATCGACAGATCGTCATTCATCAGCAGCCCCTGGAACCCGATCAGTCCCCGGATTACCTCATCTACGACAATGGATGAGGTCGAGGCCGTATAATCTGGGTCATAGGCAGAATAGACCACATGCGCGGTCATCGCCATTAATTCACCGTTGAGCCGCTGGAAGGGCGGGAAATCATGTGCCTCCAGCTCGGCCCGCGAGGCTGTGACCACCGGCAATTCATGGTGAGAATCGGCCATGCCCCGGCCATGGCCGGGAATATGCTTGACCGTTGGCAGCACACCGCCCGCCTTCAACCCAGCCGCCGCTGCCTCGCCCAGCGCTCCAACGGTGTCAGGATCGAAACCATAGGCGCGGTTGCCAATCACATTGCTGGCGCCTTCGACCGGCACGTCCACCACCGGCAGGCAATCGACATTGATGCCGTAGCGCATAAGATCAAAGGCATGCAGCCGCGACATCAGCCAGGCGGCGCGAATCCCCTTCTCCTCGTCTTGACGGTAAAGCGCACCGATCTCGGCACCCGATGGATAGCGCGGACACATC
It encodes the following:
- the nagZ gene encoding beta-N-acetylhexosaminidase; translation: MTHAKAMILGCSGPALTLDEQAFFREHQPWGFILFGRNCLDGAQISDLVAQMRDTVAGRNAPVLIDQEGGRVQRIREPMCPRYPSGAEIGALYRQDEEKGIRAAWLMSRLHAFDLMRYGINVDCLPVVDVPVEGASNVIGNRAYGFDPDTVGALGEAAAAGLKAGGVLPTVKHIPGHGRGMADSHHELPVVTASRAELEAHDFPPFQRLNGELMAMTAHVVYSAYDPDYTASTSSIVVDEVIRGLIGFQGLLMNDDLSMNALKGTISERAAAVIAAGNDVLLHCHGIMEEMVQVAERAPVLAGAALARVKAVEAAFGGNDGADEQVIRAEFASLMAVA